The following are encoded in a window of Solibacillus sp. FSL R7-0668 genomic DNA:
- a CDS encoding sensor histidine kinase, which yields MKTKQLTMNRKIVLLTFFIIAFSFLVAGILLISNLAQNNEETLGQRAMLVARTISDLPDIHKHLDQENLQLAQTNIQKTINDIKTINKADYIVVMNMDRIKLSHPSPNQLGKKSYSTDIEAAFSENYYISKAIGEQGKMVRAFVPILNDARKQIGVVVVGFALPTFLDILKQNMNEIIVTVTLSILFSIWGAHTLGRHIKRQMFGLEPQEIAKVYVERNETFNAMHEGIIAVDKDMVITIFNKKASRILGVGGNPKKYIGSYIYDVLPDTRLPEIVESGRAVYNQEIYVNNHSILSNRIPILVNGKTVGAVAVFKDLTEFKQLAEELTGVKAFVQALRIQTHEYKNKLHTIAGLLQLGHHQQALDYLSQVKIQHDEVTKFLNERIYNENISGLLLSKISRGNELGIHVKIDEESRLTHFPALLDHHDFVLLFGNLIENAFDALVGVDRDYKEILISIDDNDGMLAIMVADNGIGIPKKHLENIFENGFSTKQNANRGIGLFLINEIVKKGNGTIEITSEVNKGTTFILTFDF from the coding sequence ATGAAAACGAAACAATTAACGATGAATAGGAAAATTGTGTTACTGACTTTTTTCATTATCGCCTTTTCTTTTTTAGTTGCAGGCATTTTATTAATAAGCAATTTAGCACAAAACAATGAAGAAACACTCGGGCAGCGCGCTATGCTCGTTGCTCGTACCATTTCGGATTTACCCGATATTCATAAACATTTAGATCAAGAAAATTTACAGCTTGCTCAAACGAATATTCAAAAAACGATAAACGATATTAAAACGATTAACAAAGCGGATTATATTGTTGTGATGAATATGGATCGCATCAAGTTATCCCATCCATCACCAAACCAGCTAGGAAAAAAAAGCTACTCGACCGATATTGAGGCTGCATTTAGTGAAAATTATTATATTTCAAAAGCCATTGGGGAACAAGGGAAAATGGTGCGCGCATTTGTTCCGATACTGAATGATGCACGAAAGCAAATTGGTGTCGTTGTTGTAGGCTTTGCGCTGCCTACATTTTTAGACATACTGAAGCAAAATATGAATGAAATCATTGTAACAGTTACATTGTCGATTTTATTTAGTATTTGGGGTGCGCATACGTTAGGGCGACATATTAAGCGCCAAATGTTTGGTCTAGAGCCTCAGGAAATTGCGAAGGTATATGTTGAACGCAACGAAACCTTTAACGCAATGCATGAAGGAATTATTGCGGTCGATAAAGATATGGTCATTACGATTTTCAATAAAAAGGCGAGCCGAATTTTAGGCGTTGGCGGCAATCCGAAAAAATACATTGGTAGCTATATTTATGATGTGCTGCCCGATACACGTTTACCAGAAATCGTCGAGAGTGGTCGCGCTGTGTATAACCAAGAAATTTATGTGAATAACCATAGTATTTTAAGTAACCGCATTCCTATTTTGGTAAATGGAAAAACAGTAGGGGCGGTTGCGGTATTCAAAGATTTAACTGAATTTAAGCAGCTTGCCGAAGAGTTGACCGGTGTCAAGGCGTTTGTACAAGCACTCCGTATCCAAACGCATGAATATAAAAACAAGCTGCATACCATCGCCGGGTTACTGCAGCTCGGGCATCATCAGCAGGCGCTTGATTATTTATCGCAAGTGAAAATTCAGCATGATGAAGTAACAAAATTTTTAAACGAGCGGATTTATAATGAAAATATTTCAGGGCTGTTGCTGAGTAAAATTAGCCGTGGCAACGAACTAGGAATTCATGTGAAAATTGACGAGGAAAGTCGATTAACCCATTTTCCAGCGTTGTTAGACCATCATGATTTTGTCCTGTTGTTCGGGAATCTGATTGAAAACGCGTTTGATGCACTCGTAGGGGTTGACCGAGATTATAAGGAAATTCTTATTTCGATTGATGATAATGATGGGATGCTAGCAATTATGGTAGCGGATAATGGGATAGGTATACCAAAAAAACATTTAGAAAATATATTTGAAAATGGTTTTTCAACTAAGCAAAATGCGAATCGTGGAATTGGTTTGTTTTTAATTAATGAAATTGTTAAAAAAGGTAATGGTACTATTGAAATAACAAGTGAAGTAAATAAGGGCACAACATTTATTTTGACATTTGATTTTTAA